A part of Aspergillus flavus chromosome 1, complete sequence genomic DNA contains:
- a CDS encoding C6 transcription factor → MLPYGTAKGSRRSHRKSRLGCGNCKRRRIKCDEIRPACSGCLRHSVQCDYQLEESSSSVFTAAENAKGQPAATAPRKVSTKRHQTFISSYQTNFRPPKRAHRTRKSIPEQLLQCSSSERIFPTLSCRPFEFTIIDMELFHNFLNPTDYGESEHHSAMRMQQNQLSRLGFSFPYVLRLLLAGSGFQLARRPEIMKLQQSAIQGRDYHVVAERHYNIAIREVAAAVPRLNKENCHAIYTAAVHIFVCSLAMGPRPGEYMAFREDGQDGLLSLFIGVRTVLEISSKLFSPDVVLKGDEGESGSESDPAAETTGPVRSSTIASEYGYWMDQLRHLIESELVREGTLNPVYRTVFERLHECYDAVYSPFSPVTTALLSPCIFGWLYRLPNAFMFGLRQRHQPALVIFSYFVLLLDELTWNWFLQDWPRHILIGIHRNLDVYHQQYIQWPMHCVTSKA, encoded by the exons ATGCTTCCCTACGGGACAGCTAAGGGATCTCGTAGATCGCATCGGAAATCACGCCTTGGATGTGGCAACTGTAAACGCCGCAGGATCAAA TGCGATGAAATTAGGCCAGCGTGCAGTGGCTGTCTGCGCCACTCCGTGCAGTGTGACTATCAGCTTGAGGAATCGAGTTCCAGCGTATTCACAGCAGCAGAAAACGCGAAAGGGCAGCCAGCGGCAACAGCGCCCAGGAAGGTGTCAACTAAGCGCCACCAAACATTTATCTCTTCATATCAAACCAACTTCAGGCCACCGAAGCGTGCACACAGAACTCGCAAGTCCATACCAGAACAACTACTCCAATGTTCCTCATCGGAGCGAATTTTTCCGACCTTGTCCTGTCGACCTTTTGAGTTTACTATCATCGACATGGAGCTCTTCCATAACTTCCTAAATCCAACAGACTATGGCGAATCAGAGCATCACAGTGCAATGCGAATGCAACAAAATCAACTTTCTCGTCTTGGGTTTTCTTTCCCGTACGTACTACGCCTCCTACTTGCTGGTTCGGGCTTTCAGTTAGCACGGCGTCCAGAAATCATGAAGCTGCAACAGTCTGCTATCCAAGGGAGAGATTATCATGTGGTAGCTGAGCGACACTATAACATCGCCATTCGCGAAGTGGCAGCGGCAGTGCCACGGCTGAATAAAGAGAACTGCCATGCAATTTATACCGCCGCTGTTCACATCTTCGTCTGCTCACTCGCCATGGGTCCGCGACCAGGCGAGTACATGGCTTTTCGAGAGGATGGTCAAGACGGCCTTCTATCCTTGTTCATCGGTGTCCGGACAGTATTGGAGATAAGCAGCAAGTTGTTTTCACCAGATGTAGTTCTAAAGGGCGATGAAGGGGAATCAGGCTCCGAGTCAGATCCGGCCGCAGAAACCACAGGCCCCGTCAGAAGCTCAACTATCGCTTCTGAATATGGGTATTGGATGGACCAGTTGCGGCATCTTATAGAATCCGAGCTTGTCAGGGAAGGTACGCTTAATCCAGTTTATCGTACGGTGTTCGAACGACTTCACGAGTGCTACGATGCTGTCTATAGCCCCTTTTCGCCCGTAACGACTGCACTTCTATCACCATGCATCTTCGGCTGGCTCTATAGACTGCCAAACGCGTTCATGTTTGGACTTAGACAGCGACACCAGCCGGCATTGGTGATATTCTCTTATTTCGTCCTCTTGTTGGATGAGCTCACCTGGAATTGGTTTCTTCAAGATTGGCCTAGACACATTCTCATCGGCATTCACCGTAACCTCGACGTCTACCACCAACAATATATCCAGTGGCCTATGCACTGCGTGACATCCAAAGCCTAG